The following proteins come from a genomic window of Scylla paramamosain isolate STU-SP2022 chromosome 46, ASM3559412v1, whole genome shotgun sequence:
- the LOC135094570 gene encoding LOW QUALITY PROTEIN: sodium/potassium-transporting ATPase subunit beta-like (The sequence of the model RefSeq protein was modified relative to this genomic sequence to represent the inferred CDS: deleted 1 base in 1 codon) — protein sequence MADHGLMKRASERDDSFKTFVWNPQTKQFLGRTGSSWFKIGVFYIIFYACLAGFFAVMMAVFYQTLDTNHLPKYTPGDGGSLLKNPAMGFRPLPRAENVESTLIWYKNGDNDDIKHWVEQLNKFIEPYEGTSEVISGQHVTSCSEDKLPGPEEVCRFEDKWLSDKCQKAESWGYNRESPCILLKLNKMIKWVPKVYESLEELPDNMPQKLKDHIEAKMNENNGKIPKMIWVSCEGENPADQEYIGPIQYSPWQGFPAYYFPYMHTPGYLPPIVAVQFNQPMSNVLINIECRAWAKNIVHDRQNRLGLVHFELLKD from the exons ATGGCGGACCACGGATTGATGAAGAGAGCCAGTGAGCGGGACGACAGCTTCAAAACTTTCGTATGGAACCCACAAACCAAACAATTCCTGGGCCGTACTGGCTCTTCGTGGT TCAAGATCGGCGTGTTCTACATCATCTTTTACGCCTGCCTGGCCGGATTTTTCGCTGTCATGATGGCCGTGTTCTACCAGACCCTGGATACCAACCATCTTCCTAAGTACACTCCAGGTGACGGCGGCTCCCTCCTGAAGAACCCTG CCATGGGTTTCCGGCCACTCCCGAGGGCAGAG AACGTGGAATCGACTCTCATTTGGTACAAGAACGGTGACAACGATGACATCAAGCATTGGGTGGAACAGCTTAACAAATTTATCGAAC CATATGAGGGCACCAGCGAGGTCATCTCAGGTCAGCACGTCACTTCTTGTTCTGAAGACAAGTTGCCAGGGCCAGAGGAGGTGTGCCGTTTCGAGGACAAATGGCTTTCCGATAAGTGTCAGAAGGCAGAGAGCTGGGGATATAACCGTGAATCACCCTGCATTCTCCTGAAGCTGaacaag ATGATCAAGTGGGTGCCTAAGGTGTACGAGAGCTTGGAAGAGCTGCCTGACAACATGCCCCAGAAACTCAAGGACCACATTGAGGCcaagatgaatgaaaataatggcAAAATTCCAAAG ATGATCTGGGTGTCCTGTGAGGGAGAGAACCCCGCCGACCAGGAATACATCGGCCCCATCCAGTACTCCCCCTGGCAAGGCTTCCCCGCTTACTACTTCCCCTACATGCACACCCCTGGCTACCTCCCCCCCATCGTGGCTGTCCAGTTCAACCAGCCTATGT CCAACGTGCTCATCAACATTGAGTGCCGCGCTTGGGCCAAGAACATCGTGCACGACCGCCAGAACCGCCTTGGCCTGGTGCACTTTGAGCTCCTGAAGGACTAG
- the LOC135094569 gene encoding transcription initiation factor TFIID subunit 1-like isoform X1, whose amino-acid sequence MSGFRVAAVRSRSSQASAPPHLTTMTARPEGVVHRRTFQNANQVVELTIRTIPKALPHTTAHRSPPRTTARPCHTSNVPKSAARVKSQGGQGDAKAKRSQVMVEVRQKKGHIKGREMQEQNISFSSSSSSSSSSVSRKRKEERVIEKYIIHASPPHPSPPPHPSPSPPPHPSPPPSSSLPPPSNSPLPPPHHHTSQSSSSPPPSPLTNTSQHTSLPPPAPPAPPAASSPPPPITPSAHTHPQQRQHNARLLSDDATPSPFGRSALVYLRHLRELLEARGLGEGEEGALVGVLEAYISGQGSSGGVGEGPSPATTTTTTTATPSNTSEGSAPPPPPPPPPPPSESVREVERLKLVIAEQERVIGDLKRLSSHLILQLEQLVAKKTEGDREERETATDTQEEEEADRLRRKTGRQEGDSKEEEEETKRMRRENKKLREKIVNLEIQLTRTSRLLEIERQNNNNNNNNKNNNSTATHPPSHPDKSPQISPPTHTQPQLRSFLPTSPTSQSHTIHTHPRQSGPTNHVPPNTDQSQGTSRTLPVPVSHFIPPQKLQKPQKLHIHTHSSESEADSAYEKTGSQLTSKTSSPPLSAVRPGEVPLRNTVRGCQGSDRVAGGGKAALEGSIGVLERHKDDDISLVMQGRGEAEDDKSRMLGGKSTSGSGRKAGIRGKNGWSSSSSSARSEREVRSDVGVRGRKNERRSKGESDSLGGGIESSSKRDSELGSCVRSRGSERSSFLRGKEEEEGMEELKQRETSKIYQVRKSECLSDSVRDEHSHHLSGTTQPHHTTTQHHHTTGSQQPLPQTTTQHHHTIGSQQPPQHTTTQHHTTISHQPQLHTTTQPRHTTTQLHHTTISHQPLPHTTQHHHAHTSDTSSSSQSNRRRRPKKVTRDPNVLEVKLSDPMQRWLSQETVDLSSLSTLDGDLINTRSTQESSFFQGILSARRTVTTTPLGMSQPLHSGTPVMESTRVPASCENGRTDSSFVGMEAGTPSLEVLREGVDLLE is encoded by the exons ATGAGTGGATTCCGCGTGGCCGCTGTTCGGAGCAGAAGCAGTCAGGCTA GCGCACCACCACACCTTACCACAATGACCGCCCGGCCAGAAGGTGTGGTACATCGCCGCACCTTCCAGAATGCAAATCAGGTGGTGGAACTAACCATCCGAACCATCCCGAAGGCCCTGCCACACACCACCGCACACCGCAGCCCGCCACGCACCACCGCACGTCCCTGCCACACTAGTAATGTCCCTAAATCAGCTGCCAGGGTGAAGAGTCAAGGTGGCCAGGGTGATGCGAAGGCCAAGAGGTCGCAGGTTATGGTGGAGGTCAGGCAGAAGAAAGGTCAcattaaagggagagaaatgcaGGAGCAgaatatttccttctcttcttcctcctcctcttcctcgtcttctgtctcaaggaagaggaaggaagagagggttatagagaaatatattattcatgcttctcctcctcatccttcacctcctcctcatccttctccttctcctcctcctcatccttcacctcctccttcttcctctcttcctcctccctctaactcacctcttcctcctcctcatcatcatacctcacagtcttcctcctctcctcctccttctccacttacCAATACTTCACAACACACCTCCCTtccgcctcctgctcctcctgcccctcctgctgcctcctccccgccaccacccatcactcccTCGGCTCACACTCACCCACAGCAG CGGCAACACAATGCTCGGTTACTGTCGGATGATGCCACACCCTCCCCCTTCGGCAGGAGTGCTCTGGTCTACCTACGCCACCTGAGGGAACTACTGGAAGCAAGAG gtctgggtgagggggaggagggggcccTAGTGGGGGTCCTGGAGGCTTATATCTCCGGCCAGGGCTCCagtgggggtgtgggggagggcccgtcacctgccaccaccaccaccaccaccactgccacacccAGCAATACCAGTGAGGGCAgtgcaccaccgccgccgccaccaccaccaccaccaccgtcagagAGTGTCAG ggaggtggagaggcTGAAGCTGGTGATAGCAGAGCAGGAGAGAGTCATTGGTGATCTGAAGCGTCTTAGTTCACACCTTATTCTGCAGCTGGAACAG CTGGTTGCAAAGAAgacagagggagacagagaggagagagagacagccacagacacgcaggaggaggaagaggcagataGGCTCAGAAGGAAGACTGGCAGACAGGAAGGAGatagcaaggaagaggaggaggaaacgaagagaaTGAGACGAGAGAACAAAAAGCTGAGGGAAAAGATTGT GAACTTGGAAATCCAGCTCACCAGAACAAGCCGCTTGCTGGAGATTGAAcggcagaacaacaacaacaacaacaacaacaaaaacaacaacagcacagcCACTCACCCACCCTCACACCCCGACAAGTCCCCCCAGATCagtcccccaacacacacacaaccccagCTGCGAtctttcctccccacctcccctacCAGCCAAtcacacaccattcacacacATCCCAGACAATCAGGACCCACGAATCACGTCCCACCCAACACTGACCAATCACAGGGCACTTCTCGCACCCTCCCTGTACCAGTTAGCCACTTCATTCCACCTCAGAAACTCCAGAAGCCCCAGAAACTCCACATTCACACCCATAGCAGTGAGAGCGAAGCTGATTCTGCGTATGAGAAGACAGGTTCACAGCTTACCTCGAAAACGtcatctcctccactttccGCTGTCCGTCCAGGGGAAGTGCCCTTGAGGAACACTGTCAGAGGTTGCCAGGGGAGTGACAGAGTGGCAGGGGGTGGCAAGGCAGCTCTGGAAGGGAGTATAGGAGTGTTAGAAAGACATAAGGATGATGATATTTCTCTGGTgatgcaaggaagaggagaagcagaggaTGATAAGAGTAGGATGCTGGGAGGAAAGAGTACGAGTGGGAGTGGTAGGAAAgcaggaataagagggaaaaatggatggagtagtagtagtagtagtgcaaggAGTGAACGAGAGGTCAGGAGTGAtgtgggagtgagaggaaggaagaatgagaggaggagtaaaggagagagtgattcattgggaggaggaatagagagttCCAGTAAGAGGGACAGTGAGTTAGGGAGTTGTGTAAGGAgtagagggagtgagaggagcaGTTTTctgagaggcaaggaggaggaggaggggatggaagagTTGAAGCAGAGAGAAACGTCTAAAATATATCAGGTTAGGAAGAGTGAGTGTCTGTCTGACTCTGTGAGGGATGAACATTCACACCACCTCTCTGGCACcacccagccacaccacaccaccacacagcaccaccacactacaGGCAGCCAGCAACCACTGCCACagaccaccacacaacaccaccacactatAGGCAGCCAgcaaccaccacaacacaccaccacacaacaccacaccacaatcaGCCACCAACCACAGCtgcacaccaccacacagccacgccacaccaccacacaactacaccacaccacaatcaGCCACCAACCactgccacacaccacacaacaccaccacgcaCACACGTCTGATACTTCAAGCAGCTCTCAGTCAAACCGCCGCAGAAGACCCAAGAAAGTGACCCGTGACCCAAACGTCCTGGAGGTCAAACTGAGTGACCCAATGCAGCGCTGGCTCTCTCAGGAAACCGTtgacctttcctctctcagcaCGCTAGATGGAGACCTTATAAACACGAGGTCAACACAAGAGAGTTCATTTTTTCAAGGAATTTTGAGTGCCAGGCGAACTGTAACCACAACACCACTTGGAATGTCACAGCCATTGCATTCCGGCACCCCTGTCATGGAGTCAACTAGAGTGCCAGCCAGTTGTGAGAATGGCAGAACGGATTCCAGCTTTGTGGGTATGGAGGCCGGAACTCCGTCGCTGGAGGTGCTGAGAGAAGGTGTGGATTTGCTGGAGTGA
- the LOC135094569 gene encoding serine/arginine repetitive matrix protein 1-like isoform X2, with the protein MLKCAPPHLTTMTARPEGVVHRRTFQNANQVVELTIRTIPKALPHTTAHRSPPRTTARPCHTSNVPKSAARVKSQGGQGDAKAKRSQVMVEVRQKKGHIKGREMQEQNISFSSSSSSSSSSVSRKRKEERVIEKYIIHASPPHPSPPPHPSPSPPPHPSPPPSSSLPPPSNSPLPPPHHHTSQSSSSPPPSPLTNTSQHTSLPPPAPPAPPAASSPPPPITPSAHTHPQQRQHNARLLSDDATPSPFGRSALVYLRHLRELLEARGLGEGEEGALVGVLEAYISGQGSSGGVGEGPSPATTTTTTTATPSNTSEGSAPPPPPPPPPPPSESVREVERLKLVIAEQERVIGDLKRLSSHLILQLEQLVAKKTEGDREERETATDTQEEEEADRLRRKTGRQEGDSKEEEEETKRMRRENKKLREKIVNLEIQLTRTSRLLEIERQNNNNNNNNKNNNSTATHPPSHPDKSPQISPPTHTQPQLRSFLPTSPTSQSHTIHTHPRQSGPTNHVPPNTDQSQGTSRTLPVPVSHFIPPQKLQKPQKLHIHTHSSESEADSAYEKTGSQLTSKTSSPPLSAVRPGEVPLRNTVRGCQGSDRVAGGGKAALEGSIGVLERHKDDDISLVMQGRGEAEDDKSRMLGGKSTSGSGRKAGIRGKNGWSSSSSSARSEREVRSDVGVRGRKNERRSKGESDSLGGGIESSSKRDSELGSCVRSRGSERSSFLRGKEEEEGMEELKQRETSKIYQVRKSECLSDSVRDEHSHHLSGTTQPHHTTTQHHHTTGSQQPLPQTTTQHHHTIGSQQPPQHTTTQHHTTISHQPQLHTTTQPRHTTTQLHHTTISHQPLPHTTQHHHAHTSDTSSSSQSNRRRRPKKVTRDPNVLEVKLSDPMQRWLSQETVDLSSLSTLDGDLINTRSTQESSFFQGILSARRTVTTTPLGMSQPLHSGTPVMESTRVPASCENGRTDSSFVGMEAGTPSLEVLREGVDLLE; encoded by the exons ATGTTAAAAT GCGCACCACCACACCTTACCACAATGACCGCCCGGCCAGAAGGTGTGGTACATCGCCGCACCTTCCAGAATGCAAATCAGGTGGTGGAACTAACCATCCGAACCATCCCGAAGGCCCTGCCACACACCACCGCACACCGCAGCCCGCCACGCACCACCGCACGTCCCTGCCACACTAGTAATGTCCCTAAATCAGCTGCCAGGGTGAAGAGTCAAGGTGGCCAGGGTGATGCGAAGGCCAAGAGGTCGCAGGTTATGGTGGAGGTCAGGCAGAAGAAAGGTCAcattaaagggagagaaatgcaGGAGCAgaatatttccttctcttcttcctcctcctcttcctcgtcttctgtctcaaggaagaggaaggaagagagggttatagagaaatatattattcatgcttctcctcctcatccttcacctcctcctcatccttctccttctcctcctcctcatccttcacctcctccttcttcctctcttcctcctccctctaactcacctcttcctcctcctcatcatcatacctcacagtcttcctcctctcctcctccttctccacttacCAATACTTCACAACACACCTCCCTtccgcctcctgctcctcctgcccctcctgctgcctcctccccgccaccacccatcactcccTCGGCTCACACTCACCCACAGCAG CGGCAACACAATGCTCGGTTACTGTCGGATGATGCCACACCCTCCCCCTTCGGCAGGAGTGCTCTGGTCTACCTACGCCACCTGAGGGAACTACTGGAAGCAAGAG gtctgggtgagggggaggagggggcccTAGTGGGGGTCCTGGAGGCTTATATCTCCGGCCAGGGCTCCagtgggggtgtgggggagggcccgtcacctgccaccaccaccaccaccaccactgccacacccAGCAATACCAGTGAGGGCAgtgcaccaccgccgccgccaccaccaccaccaccaccgtcagagAGTGTCAG ggaggtggagaggcTGAAGCTGGTGATAGCAGAGCAGGAGAGAGTCATTGGTGATCTGAAGCGTCTTAGTTCACACCTTATTCTGCAGCTGGAACAG CTGGTTGCAAAGAAgacagagggagacagagaggagagagagacagccacagacacgcaggaggaggaagaggcagataGGCTCAGAAGGAAGACTGGCAGACAGGAAGGAGatagcaaggaagaggaggaggaaacgaagagaaTGAGACGAGAGAACAAAAAGCTGAGGGAAAAGATTGT GAACTTGGAAATCCAGCTCACCAGAACAAGCCGCTTGCTGGAGATTGAAcggcagaacaacaacaacaacaacaacaacaaaaacaacaacagcacagcCACTCACCCACCCTCACACCCCGACAAGTCCCCCCAGATCagtcccccaacacacacacaaccccagCTGCGAtctttcctccccacctcccctacCAGCCAAtcacacaccattcacacacATCCCAGACAATCAGGACCCACGAATCACGTCCCACCCAACACTGACCAATCACAGGGCACTTCTCGCACCCTCCCTGTACCAGTTAGCCACTTCATTCCACCTCAGAAACTCCAGAAGCCCCAGAAACTCCACATTCACACCCATAGCAGTGAGAGCGAAGCTGATTCTGCGTATGAGAAGACAGGTTCACAGCTTACCTCGAAAACGtcatctcctccactttccGCTGTCCGTCCAGGGGAAGTGCCCTTGAGGAACACTGTCAGAGGTTGCCAGGGGAGTGACAGAGTGGCAGGGGGTGGCAAGGCAGCTCTGGAAGGGAGTATAGGAGTGTTAGAAAGACATAAGGATGATGATATTTCTCTGGTgatgcaaggaagaggagaagcagaggaTGATAAGAGTAGGATGCTGGGAGGAAAGAGTACGAGTGGGAGTGGTAGGAAAgcaggaataagagggaaaaatggatggagtagtagtagtagtagtgcaaggAGTGAACGAGAGGTCAGGAGTGAtgtgggagtgagaggaaggaagaatgagaggaggagtaaaggagagagtgattcattgggaggaggaatagagagttCCAGTAAGAGGGACAGTGAGTTAGGGAGTTGTGTAAGGAgtagagggagtgagaggagcaGTTTTctgagaggcaaggaggaggaggaggggatggaagagTTGAAGCAGAGAGAAACGTCTAAAATATATCAGGTTAGGAAGAGTGAGTGTCTGTCTGACTCTGTGAGGGATGAACATTCACACCACCTCTCTGGCACcacccagccacaccacaccaccacacagcaccaccacactacaGGCAGCCAGCAACCACTGCCACagaccaccacacaacaccaccacactatAGGCAGCCAgcaaccaccacaacacaccaccacacaacaccacaccacaatcaGCCACCAACCACAGCtgcacaccaccacacagccacgccacaccaccacacaactacaccacaccacaatcaGCCACCAACCactgccacacaccacacaacaccaccacgcaCACACGTCTGATACTTCAAGCAGCTCTCAGTCAAACCGCCGCAGAAGACCCAAGAAAGTGACCCGTGACCCAAACGTCCTGGAGGTCAAACTGAGTGACCCAATGCAGCGCTGGCTCTCTCAGGAAACCGTtgacctttcctctctcagcaCGCTAGATGGAGACCTTATAAACACGAGGTCAACACAAGAGAGTTCATTTTTTCAAGGAATTTTGAGTGCCAGGCGAACTGTAACCACAACACCACTTGGAATGTCACAGCCATTGCATTCCGGCACCCCTGTCATGGAGTCAACTAGAGTGCCAGCCAGTTGTGAGAATGGCAGAACGGATTCCAGCTTTGTGGGTATGGAGGCCGGAACTCCGTCGCTGGAGGTGCTGAGAGAAGGTGTGGATTTGCTGGAGTGA
- the LOC135094569 gene encoding serine/arginine repetitive matrix protein 1-like isoform X3, with protein MTARPEGVVHRRTFQNANQVVELTIRTIPKALPHTTAHRSPPRTTARPCHTSNVPKSAARVKSQGGQGDAKAKRSQVMVEVRQKKGHIKGREMQEQNISFSSSSSSSSSSVSRKRKEERVIEKYIIHASPPHPSPPPHPSPSPPPHPSPPPSSSLPPPSNSPLPPPHHHTSQSSSSPPPSPLTNTSQHTSLPPPAPPAPPAASSPPPPITPSAHTHPQQRQHNARLLSDDATPSPFGRSALVYLRHLRELLEARGLGEGEEGALVGVLEAYISGQGSSGGVGEGPSPATTTTTTTATPSNTSEGSAPPPPPPPPPPPSESVREVERLKLVIAEQERVIGDLKRLSSHLILQLEQLVAKKTEGDREERETATDTQEEEEADRLRRKTGRQEGDSKEEEEETKRMRRENKKLREKIVNLEIQLTRTSRLLEIERQNNNNNNNNKNNNSTATHPPSHPDKSPQISPPTHTQPQLRSFLPTSPTSQSHTIHTHPRQSGPTNHVPPNTDQSQGTSRTLPVPVSHFIPPQKLQKPQKLHIHTHSSESEADSAYEKTGSQLTSKTSSPPLSAVRPGEVPLRNTVRGCQGSDRVAGGGKAALEGSIGVLERHKDDDISLVMQGRGEAEDDKSRMLGGKSTSGSGRKAGIRGKNGWSSSSSSARSEREVRSDVGVRGRKNERRSKGESDSLGGGIESSSKRDSELGSCVRSRGSERSSFLRGKEEEEGMEELKQRETSKIYQVRKSECLSDSVRDEHSHHLSGTTQPHHTTTQHHHTTGSQQPLPQTTTQHHHTIGSQQPPQHTTTQHHTTISHQPQLHTTTQPRHTTTQLHHTTISHQPLPHTTQHHHAHTSDTSSSSQSNRRRRPKKVTRDPNVLEVKLSDPMQRWLSQETVDLSSLSTLDGDLINTRSTQESSFFQGILSARRTVTTTPLGMSQPLHSGTPVMESTRVPASCENGRTDSSFVGMEAGTPSLEVLREGVDLLE; from the exons ATGACCGCCCGGCCAGAAGGTGTGGTACATCGCCGCACCTTCCAGAATGCAAATCAGGTGGTGGAACTAACCATCCGAACCATCCCGAAGGCCCTGCCACACACCACCGCACACCGCAGCCCGCCACGCACCACCGCACGTCCCTGCCACACTAGTAATGTCCCTAAATCAGCTGCCAGGGTGAAGAGTCAAGGTGGCCAGGGTGATGCGAAGGCCAAGAGGTCGCAGGTTATGGTGGAGGTCAGGCAGAAGAAAGGTCAcattaaagggagagaaatgcaGGAGCAgaatatttccttctcttcttcctcctcctcttcctcgtcttctgtctcaaggaagaggaaggaagagagggttatagagaaatatattattcatgcttctcctcctcatccttcacctcctcctcatccttctccttctcctcctcctcatccttcacctcctccttcttcctctcttcctcctccctctaactcacctcttcctcctcctcatcatcatacctcacagtcttcctcctctcctcctccttctccacttacCAATACTTCACAACACACCTCCCTtccgcctcctgctcctcctgcccctcctgctgcctcctccccgccaccacccatcactcccTCGGCTCACACTCACCCACAGCAG CGGCAACACAATGCTCGGTTACTGTCGGATGATGCCACACCCTCCCCCTTCGGCAGGAGTGCTCTGGTCTACCTACGCCACCTGAGGGAACTACTGGAAGCAAGAG gtctgggtgagggggaggagggggcccTAGTGGGGGTCCTGGAGGCTTATATCTCCGGCCAGGGCTCCagtgggggtgtgggggagggcccgtcacctgccaccaccaccaccaccaccactgccacacccAGCAATACCAGTGAGGGCAgtgcaccaccgccgccgccaccaccaccaccaccaccgtcagagAGTGTCAG ggaggtggagaggcTGAAGCTGGTGATAGCAGAGCAGGAGAGAGTCATTGGTGATCTGAAGCGTCTTAGTTCACACCTTATTCTGCAGCTGGAACAG CTGGTTGCAAAGAAgacagagggagacagagaggagagagagacagccacagacacgcaggaggaggaagaggcagataGGCTCAGAAGGAAGACTGGCAGACAGGAAGGAGatagcaaggaagaggaggaggaaacgaagagaaTGAGACGAGAGAACAAAAAGCTGAGGGAAAAGATTGT GAACTTGGAAATCCAGCTCACCAGAACAAGCCGCTTGCTGGAGATTGAAcggcagaacaacaacaacaacaacaacaacaaaaacaacaacagcacagcCACTCACCCACCCTCACACCCCGACAAGTCCCCCCAGATCagtcccccaacacacacacaaccccagCTGCGAtctttcctccccacctcccctacCAGCCAAtcacacaccattcacacacATCCCAGACAATCAGGACCCACGAATCACGTCCCACCCAACACTGACCAATCACAGGGCACTTCTCGCACCCTCCCTGTACCAGTTAGCCACTTCATTCCACCTCAGAAACTCCAGAAGCCCCAGAAACTCCACATTCACACCCATAGCAGTGAGAGCGAAGCTGATTCTGCGTATGAGAAGACAGGTTCACAGCTTACCTCGAAAACGtcatctcctccactttccGCTGTCCGTCCAGGGGAAGTGCCCTTGAGGAACACTGTCAGAGGTTGCCAGGGGAGTGACAGAGTGGCAGGGGGTGGCAAGGCAGCTCTGGAAGGGAGTATAGGAGTGTTAGAAAGACATAAGGATGATGATATTTCTCTGGTgatgcaaggaagaggagaagcagaggaTGATAAGAGTAGGATGCTGGGAGGAAAGAGTACGAGTGGGAGTGGTAGGAAAgcaggaataagagggaaaaatggatggagtagtagtagtagtagtgcaaggAGTGAACGAGAGGTCAGGAGTGAtgtgggagtgagaggaaggaagaatgagaggaggagtaaaggagagagtgattcattgggaggaggaatagagagttCCAGTAAGAGGGACAGTGAGTTAGGGAGTTGTGTAAGGAgtagagggagtgagaggagcaGTTTTctgagaggcaaggaggaggaggaggggatggaagagTTGAAGCAGAGAGAAACGTCTAAAATATATCAGGTTAGGAAGAGTGAGTGTCTGTCTGACTCTGTGAGGGATGAACATTCACACCACCTCTCTGGCACcacccagccacaccacaccaccacacagcaccaccacactacaGGCAGCCAGCAACCACTGCCACagaccaccacacaacaccaccacactatAGGCAGCCAgcaaccaccacaacacaccaccacacaacaccacaccacaatcaGCCACCAACCACAGCtgcacaccaccacacagccacgccacaccaccacacaactacaccacaccacaatcaGCCACCAACCactgccacacaccacacaacaccaccacgcaCACACGTCTGATACTTCAAGCAGCTCTCAGTCAAACCGCCGCAGAAGACCCAAGAAAGTGACCCGTGACCCAAACGTCCTGGAGGTCAAACTGAGTGACCCAATGCAGCGCTGGCTCTCTCAGGAAACCGTtgacctttcctctctcagcaCGCTAGATGGAGACCTTATAAACACGAGGTCAACACAAGAGAGTTCATTTTTTCAAGGAATTTTGAGTGCCAGGCGAACTGTAACCACAACACCACTTGGAATGTCACAGCCATTGCATTCCGGCACCCCTGTCATGGAGTCAACTAGAGTGCCAGCCAGTTGTGAGAATGGCAGAACGGATTCCAGCTTTGTGGGTATGGAGGCCGGAACTCCGTCGCTGGAGGTGCTGAGAGAAGGTGTGGATTTGCTGGAGTGA